A window of the Streptococcus sp. 116-D4 genome harbors these coding sequences:
- a CDS encoding PspC domain-containing protein, which produces MNNKFYKMRRNRMISGVLAGLSDKWNFDVTLVRFLFAIFTVANFGLGVIIYIILASILPTKEDIEAEMYGTGPRKRKEAQAIDDNEGWFW; this is translated from the coding sequence ATGAACAATAAATTTTATAAAATGAGACGAAATCGTATGATTTCAGGAGTGCTGGCAGGTCTGTCAGACAAGTGGAACTTTGATGTGACCCTTGTTCGTTTTCTGTTTGCTATTTTTACAGTCGCAAACTTTGGCCTTGGCGTGATTATCTATATCATCCTAGCTTCTATCCTACCAACAAAGGAAGATATCGAAGCTGAAATGTATGGAACAGGACCACGCAAACGCAAAGAAGCCCAAGCCATTGACGATAATGAAGGCTGGTTTTGGTGA
- a CDS encoding ABC transporter ATP-binding protein, with protein MTLLDVKHVQKIYKTRFQGNQVEALKDIHFTVEKGDYVAIMGESGSGKSTLLNILAMLDKPTRGQVYLNGTDTATIKNSQASSFRREKLGFVFQDFNLLDTLSVKDNILLPLVLSRRPITEMMKKLVVTAENLGINQLQEKYPYEISGGQKQRVAVARAIITEPEILLADEPTGALDSKSSAALLDVFDEINERGQTILMVTHSTAAASRAKRVLFIKDGILYNQIYRGEKTERQMFQEISDTLTVMASEVN; from the coding sequence ATGACACTTTTAGATGTAAAACACGTTCAAAAAATTTATAAAACTCGTTTTCAGGGCAACCAAGTAGAGGCCCTTAAGGATATTCACTTTACCGTGGAAAAAGGTGACTACGTTGCCATCATGGGTGAGTCTGGTTCTGGTAAATCAACTCTTCTCAATATCCTAGCTATGCTGGACAAACCAACTCGTGGTCAGGTTTACCTGAATGGAACAGACACAGCAACCATTAAAAATTCACAGGCTTCTAGCTTCCGTCGTGAAAAATTAGGCTTTGTCTTCCAAGATTTTAACTTGCTAGATACTCTATCTGTAAAGGACAATATCCTGCTTCCGCTTGTCTTGTCAAGAAGACCTATTACGGAAATGATGAAGAAATTGGTGGTGACAGCTGAGAATCTAGGCATCAACCAATTACAAGAGAAGTACCCTTACGAGATTTCAGGAGGTCAGAAACAGCGTGTAGCAGTAGCCCGCGCCATCATCACAGAACCTGAAATTCTCCTTGCGGATGAGCCAACAGGAGCTCTTGACTCCAAGTCCTCTGCAGCTCTTCTTGATGTCTTTGATGAAATCAATGAGCGCGGCCAAACCATTCTCATGGTAACCCACTCAACGGCAGCAGCTAGCAGAGCTAAACGTGTACTCTTTATCAAAGACGGCATTCTTTACAACCAAATCTACCGTGGAGAGAAGACAGAACGTCAGATGTTCCAAGAAATCTCTGATACCTTGACTGTTATGGCAAGCGAGGTGAATTAG
- a CDS encoding ABC transporter permease, whose amino-acid sequence MFRLTNKLAVSNLIKNRKLYYPFALAVLLAVTVTYLFYSLTFNPKIAEIRGGETIQTTLGFGMFVVTLASAIIVLYANSFVMKNRSKELGIYGMLGLEKRHLISMTFKELVVFGILTVGAGIGIGALFDKLIFAFLLKLMKLKVELVATFQMNVVIAVLVVFGLIFLGLMFLNALRIARMNALQLSREKASGEKKGRFLPLQTILGSISLGIGYYLALTVKDPLTALTTFFLAVLLVILGTYLLFNAGITVFLQILKKNKKYYYQPNNLISVSNLIFRMKKNAVGLATIAILSTMVLVTMSAATSIFNSAESFKKVMNPHDFGITGQNVEKEDLDKLLSQFASDKGYSVKEKEVLRYSNFGIANQEGTKLTIFERGQNRVQPKTVFMVFDQKDYENMTGQKLSLSGNEVGLFAKNDGLKGQKALTLNNHQFSVKEEFNTDFIVNHVPNQFNIFTTDYNYLVVPDLQAFLDQFPDSAIYNQLYGGINVNISEEEQLKVAEEYEKYLQKFNAQLNTEGSYVYGSNLADASAQMSALFGGVFFIGIFLSIIFMVGTVLVIYYKQISEGYEDRERFIILQKVGLDQKQIKQTINKQVLTVFFLPLLFAFIHLAFAYNMLSLILKVIGVIDTTMMLTVTLSICAIFLIAYVLIFMITSRSYRKIVQM is encoded by the coding sequence ATGTTTCGATTAACCAATAAGTTAGCGGTATCGAACTTGATTAAAAACCGCAAACTCTACTATCCTTTTGCGCTGGCTGTTCTCTTGGCAGTCACCGTCACCTATCTCTTTTACTCCCTGACCTTCAATCCCAAGATTGCAGAAATTCGTGGAGGAGAAACCATCCAAACAACACTTGGATTTGGTATGTTTGTCGTCACACTTGCGTCAGCCATTATCGTCCTTTATGCCAATAGTTTTGTCATGAAGAACCGTTCCAAGGAACTAGGGATTTATGGCATGTTGGGTTTGGAGAAACGCCATCTGATCAGTATGACCTTTAAGGAGTTAGTGGTATTTGGGATTCTAACTGTTGGAGCAGGTATCGGTATTGGAGCCTTGTTTGACAAGTTGATTTTCGCTTTCTTGCTCAAACTGATGAAATTGAAGGTTGAACTGGTCGCTACCTTCCAGATGAATGTTGTCATTGCAGTACTTGTTGTCTTTGGTTTGATTTTCCTAGGCCTCATGTTCCTGAATGCCCTTCGAATCGCTCGTATGAATGCCCTCCAGCTCTCACGTGAGAAAGCTAGCGGAGAGAAAAAAGGTCGCTTCCTTCCTCTCCAAACTATTCTTGGTTCCATAAGTTTAGGGATTGGCTACTATCTTGCCCTTACGGTAAAAGATCCTCTTACAGCCTTAACAACTTTCTTCCTAGCTGTTTTACTGGTTATCCTTGGTACTTATCTTTTGTTCAATGCAGGGATTACCGTTTTCCTTCAAATCTTGAAGAAAAACAAGAAATACTATTACCAACCAAATAACCTTATCTCAGTGTCTAATTTGATTTTTCGTATGAAGAAAAATGCAGTTGGACTAGCAACTATCGCTATCTTGTCAACAATGGTTTTGGTAACCATGTCAGCAGCGACAAGCATTTTCAATTCCGCAGAATCCTTTAAAAAAGTGATGAATCCGCATGACTTTGGAATTACTGGACAAAATGTTGAAAAAGAAGACTTGGACAAACTCTTGAGCCAGTTTGCAAGTGACAAAGGTTATAGTGTCAAAGAGAAAGAAGTGCTTCGTTACAGTAACTTTGGTATTGCAAATCAAGAAGGAACCAAGTTAACCATTTTTGAAAGGGGACAAAATCGTGTCCAACCTAAAACAGTCTTCATGGTATTTGACCAAAAAGACTATGAAAATATGACTGGTCAGAAGCTTTCTCTATCAGGCAATGAGGTCGGCCTCTTCGCTAAGAATGATGGACTGAAAGGACAGAAAGCTCTAACTCTAAATAACCATCAATTTTCTGTAAAAGAAGAATTTAATACAGATTTTATTGTGAACCATGTCCCAAATCAGTTTAATATTTTTACTACTGATTACAATTACCTTGTTGTACCTGATTTACAAGCATTTTTAGACCAATTTCCAGATTCGGCTATCTATAATCAGCTTTACGGTGGTATAAATGTAAATATCAGTGAAGAAGAACAACTCAAAGTCGCTGAAGAATATGAAAAATACTTACAAAAGTTTAATGCTCAATTAAACACTGAAGGTAGCTATGTGTATGGTAGCAATCTAGCAGATGCTAGTGCTCAGATGAGTGCCCTCTTTGGTGGTGTCTTCTTTATCGGTATTTTCCTATCCATTATCTTTATGGTCGGAACCGTTCTGGTCATCTACTACAAACAAATTTCTGAAGGCTATGAAGACCGTGAACGCTTTATTATCTTGCAGAAAGTCGGTTTAGATCAAAAGCAAATCAAGCAAACCATCAACAAACAGGTTTTAACTGTATTCTTCCTTCCTTTGCTTTTTGCCTTCATACATCTAGCCTTTGCCTACAATATGCTTAGTCTGATTTTAAAAGTGATTGGTGTAATAGATACGACTATGATGTTGACTGTGACCTTGTCTATCTGCGCTATCTTCCTCATCGCCTATGTCTTGATTTTTATGATTACTTCAAGAAGCTATCGCAAGATTGTGCAAATGTAA
- a CDS encoding SprT family protein, with translation MKLTDYVKQVSLEDFGRPFIHHVQWNRRLRSTGGRFFPKDGHLDFNPKLYQELGLDVFRKIVRHELCHYHLYFQGKGYQHKDRDFKELLKAVDGLRFVPTLPNSNSKPIKLYRCQSCQQRYQRKRRIDTKRYRCGLCRGKLLLVNQPED, from the coding sequence ATGAAACTGACTGATTACGTCAAGCAAGTTTCGCTAGAAGACTTCGGGAGACCTTTTATCCATCATGTCCAGTGGAATAGGCGTCTACGTTCGACAGGTGGGCGATTTTTCCCCAAAGATGGGCATTTGGATTTTAATCCCAAACTTTATCAGGAACTGGGTTTGGATGTTTTTAGGAAAATTGTCCGTCATGAACTCTGTCATTATCACCTCTATTTTCAAGGGAAGGGCTATCAACACAAGGATCGGGATTTTAAGGAACTGTTGAAAGCAGTGGATGGATTACGCTTTGTACCAACCTTGCCCAATAGCAACTCCAAACCAATTAAGCTCTATCGTTGCCAATCCTGCCAGCAAAGGTATCAGCGCAAGCGTAGGATTGATACCAAACGCTATCGATGTGGACTTTGTCGAGGCAAGTTGCTACTAGTAAATCAGCCTGAGGACTGA